A region from the Plasmodium malariae genome assembly, contig: PmUG01_00_39, whole genome shotgun sequence genome encodes:
- the PmUG01_00064400 gene encoding fam-l protein — MKQKINFLIFIKIAIFIRSIWICHFFIDINTFNKSLDENYIIIGKLNKISYRLLSKCKQDRDSSIVNLIEKIPNNKVNEKKCISNSAKSFTTKNKPSNGNSLRSLTCQKQDIKNNSYILEKKKCSYIEKKIFKELDFENFLKNNKTISNRMYKKAMRKKYGLRILTPTLLFLLLLILMIVDISLGLSIKKSLLIALVKWDPLEVLSSGWFLSLFEKVKSLDWLWKSPLWTTSETLTEGMKKNGLLGRLIGIPMYFLPFLILGVTFIFAILYYHQKVKKYENIKFKKS; from the exons atgaaacaaaaaattaactttctcatttttattaaaattgctaTATTTATCCGTTCAATTTGGATATGCCATTTTTTCATAGATATT AATACGTTTAACAAATCCTTGGATGAAAATTACATCATTATtggaaaattaaataaaatatcctATAGATTATTATCAAAATGTAAACAAGATAGGGATTCAAGTATTGTAAATTTAATAGAAAAGATACCAAATAATAaagttaatgaaaaaaaatgtatatctaATTCTGCAAAAAGCTTTACAACAAAGAATAAACCATCAAATGGAAATTCGCTAAGGAGTTTAACATGTCAAAAAcaagatattaaaaataattcttatatacttgaaaaaaaaaaatgttcctatattgaaaaaaaaatattcaaagaactagattttgaaaattttcttaaaaataataaaacaattagTAATAGGATGTACAAAAAAGCAATGCGTAAAAAATACGGATTACGAATTCTTACACCAACATTATTGTTCTTGTTGctgttaatattaatgatagTGGATATATCATTAGGTTTATCAATTAAAAAGAGTTTGCTAATAGCCTTGGTTAAATGGGATCCCTTAGAAGTTTTAAGTTCTGGATGGTTTTTGTCTCTTTTTGAAAAGGTAAAAAGTTTAGATTGGCTCTGGAAGTCTCCATTATGGACGACAAGTGAAACGTTGACGGAAGGAATGAAGAAAAATGGATTATTAGGGCGTTTAATTGGTATTCCAATGTATTTTCTACCCTTTCTTATATTAGGtgttacatttatatttgcgattttatattaccaccaaaaagttaaaaaatatgaaaatattaaatttaagaaaagttaa